TAGCCTTTGCCTTCTGATTGAGCAACATCGCCTTTGTTACAGGCAGTGCTAACAAATACAAGAGAACTTGCTAAAAATACTGTTAGTATCTGCTTGATTGGTAAGTTTTTAATAATTTGAATTAGTTTTTTCATTATCGTCTCCTTGCTTTTAGTATTATACGACTGTAGACAAGATTGAAAATTATCGCTTCTATCAAAAGTATAATTGTTTGACAGTGTATCAATAGTGATAGGTTGTTAATTATTAAGATTTTGTTGATTGCTAATTATCTTTTTCTTATCAAACAATATCTGCTGTTGAGGAATGGGTATGGGTATTCCTGCTTGGTCAAAGGCAATTTTGATCCGACGGCGAAATTCTCTAGCTACATCCCACTGTTGTAATGGTTCAGTTTTGATCCAGACACGAATTAAAATTCCGCGATCGCTAAATTGCTCTATGCCTAAAATATTAGGAAACTCCCAAATGCGCTCCTGCCAATCAGGATTTTGAGTCATAACTTTGGCTACCTGATCGATTACATCGAGGGCGTGATCGATATCGGTTTGGTAAGCTACGGGGATAGTAATATCGGCTCTAGACCAGAGACTAGAACGATTTGCCACAATTTCGACGACGCTATTAGGCACAGTAATTAACCTGCCTTCAGCATCCCTTAACTGAGTAATCCGCAGATTAATATTTTCGACTAAACCGCTGACTCCGCCGATATCCACAATATCGCCTACGGCATAGCGATCGTCCCAAATGATAATAAAGCCGTTGATTGCATCCTTAATTAGATTTTGTGAGGCTAAAGATAGACCTAAACCCAAAATACCCGCACCAGCTAAAATTGGCGCCAGGTTAACTCCATTAATCCAAAAGGCTGATAAGATGCCAATTACTGACCATAGAATGGTTATAGTACTGCGTAAAATTCTCGTCGTGGTATTGATGCGTAATTTACCTCGTTGATTGACCGTTACGGCAGCAGATTGGCTGGCGATCGCAACTGCACTTAGCTTGGCAATTAAGAAGTAGCTGAGGCGGATCAAAATATAGGTAGCTAAAACAATCAGACCAATACGCAAAGGAATTCTTAAAGCAGCAATTAGCAAAAAAGCAGCAATTCGCGTTTGGGGAAATAAATTCAAAACATATAAAGTCCCACCACCCCAAAGTGCCACTTGAACTAGTTGCAATAAGCGAAATTGAATTTCGGTTATATTCCATTTTTGACGGTGCGCTAGCTGAGTTGCCAGGGGTAAAGTTTTAGAAAAGGCTTTTGGTGCTAGCCTCCGCGCCAACTTACCTAGTTTTCTAATTTCTGAGGTCAAGGGAAAATTACCGACCCAGATAAAGGCAAGGATTAATAAGCCGATGATTAGTTTTTTGCGGAGATATTGAGGCGATCGCTCTTTTTTCGCTATCTCTAAACCCTGCTCAATTTCCGAACTAAGCTGTCGCGCTCTAATTGGTACGCTAACATCATTGGCTGTGGCATCAGAATTGGTTACGGTAAATAAACGCTCCTGTTGGTCGCCCAAAACCAGATAGATATCCTGCAAATTACCATTTGGCTTGACAATGACTTTGGGTTGATTGTCGTCATCAGCTAAATAGCTTGCCGTTGCTTCTGCAAAGCGTTTTTGAATCTCATCAATTCTGTCAGATAGAAGTTCAGAATCTATAGCAGATAGTTTAAATAAGCAGCGTCCATCTAAACGAATACAGGCAGAATTAAAAGATTTTTCCTGTACCTGGCGTAAAAACCTTGAATAAGCTGCTATATCTTGGATATAGGGTAATTGCGCTACGGCTGGGGGCGTAATGCCAACGATAATAACTGTAAATAGGGCGAATAAAGTTACTAAGAACTTCTTGCTAATCATGAGATTGGGAGGAGCGTTCTTGTTGTTAGGCAAGTTTAGCTTAATCTGGGGTCTGTAAACTACCCGCATTACTTAACTGATGTTACGCGCGTTCTCGATCTGTAAGACCTTGGGACGTAGGGGCTTGGGGACGATTCAACTAGACTACGCTCCTCGTCACCCCGTCACCTCGTCGCCAACCACACTAGTTAGATTAAATGCGTAACACCAGTTAAACAAGGATAATTACTCAAGCTACTTTGGCGATCGCTCTTTCTAAAATGTTGACAGCCTCGTCAACTTCGGCGGTTGAGACTATTAAAGGAGGTACAAAACGCAATACTTTTGTACCTGCGGGGGCAAGGAGTAAACCCTCTTCCATTGCTGCTTTGACTAAATTAATCGAGGTCAAATCAATATCGGCACGTAATTCAATGCCGTTGATCAAGCCCCAACCCCGCACCTCGGTAAATAAGGAGGGATACTTTTTGGCGATCGCTCTTAGCCTAACTCTTAACTGTTCGCCTCTTGCCTGAACATTGTGCAAAATGCCTTCAGTTTCTATAGTCTGCAATACGGCTAAAGCAGAAGCACAGACAAAAGGATTGCCCCCAAAGGTACTAGCGTGATTACCAGGTTCAAATGCTGCACAGGAATCCTTACAGAGCATTGCACCGATGGGAATGCCTCCTGCTAAACCTTTGGCACTAGTCAAAATATCTGGCTCTACTCCTAACTTTTCGTAACCCCAAAGCTTGCCACTTCTGCCAACCCCTACTTGGACTTCATCAAAAACCAAGAGGATATTATTTTCGTCACAGATTTTGCGTAGCTTAAGGAAATATTCTAAATCTCCTGGACGCACCCCGCCTTCACCCTGCAAAGGTTCGATCATAATCCCGACTACGCGACTTAAAGTACCTTCATCGAGATCGGCGATCGCATTTTCCACCGCCGTAATATCGTTATAAGGAACATAGGCAAATCCAGTAGGTAATGGCGTAAAGCCCTTTTGATATTTTTCTTGTCCTGTGGCGGTAACGGTTGCTAAAGTACGTCCGTGAAAACTAGCTTTTGCCGTGAGGATAATTGGCTGTTCGACTTTATCTAAAACAGTGTGGGCATACTTTCTGACTAACTTAATTGCTGCCTCGTTAGCTTCTGCCCCAGAATTGCAGAAAAATACCTTATCCATACAGGAATTGTTAACTAACCATTCTGCAAGCTGTCCCTGTTCGGGGATATAATAAAGATTAGAAACGTGGTGCAGCTTTTTGATTTGCTCGCTGACCGCAGCAATCAAAGCAGGATGAGCATGACCCAAAGTACAGGTAGCAATCCCTGCCACAAAATCAAGATACTCTTTCCCTTCTGTATCCCAAAGACGACAGCCCTCTCCTCGCTCAATCGCAATGGGAAAACGACCATAGGTTGGCATCACGCTTTGATCGAAGCGATCGCGGTCGAATTCGGTCTTCTGGGAGATAGTTAGATTGTCTATAGGCGGGGATTGAACCATTAGGTTGCTCCTGGATAAAGTTTATCTTTTCAGAAAAATACATTTAAAATGGCAGTTGTTATCTGATATCACGAGGATTTTGTTCAAATAATCAGACCTACATCTTAATGTAATCAATTTTAGGCACAACTGTTGTCAAAAAACAGCAGCCAATTTTACATGTATAGTTATACATTTGAAGAAAAGTATGGTCGTTTACGAAAAGAGTTAATACGGGGAGGTGTCGTATTAGCGAGCATTATCTTAATTGGTACTCTTTGGTACTGGAAAGTCGAGAAGTGGACTTTTATTGAATCAGCCTATATGACCGTAATTACCCTATCCACGGTGGGGTATTCTGAGACTCATCCATTAGGAGAAAGAGGGCAATTATTCACCATTACTTTAATCTTAATGGGGTTATTCACCATTGCTTACATTGTCAATCGTTTTACCGAAGCTCTAATTCAGGGCTATTTTCAAGAAGGCATCAAACTAAGACAGGAGAAGAGTTTGATTGAATCTCTAGATCAACATTACATTGTTTGCGGTTTTGGGCGTACTGGTCGTCATGTCGCCCGTGAATTTTTCGCTGAAGGTATTCCCTTTATTATTATTGACGATAACCCAGAAGAAGTAGAAGAAATTAAACAGTTAGGATACACGGTAATTTTAGGTGACGCTACTTTAGATGAATCTTTGGTACGTGCCAAAATTGAGCGAGCAACTTGTATGGTAACGGCACTGCCTTCAGATGCTGAAAATCTCTATACAGTTTTGTCAGCCAAAACCCTTAATCCACGTATAAGAGCGATCGCTCGTGCCAGTAACGAAGAGGCGGTACAAAAGTTACAGAGGGCAGGGGCAGATGCGGTAGTTTCCCCTTATATTACAGGGGGAAGAAGACTGGCAGCAGCAGCATTAAGACCTCAGGTAATGGACTTTGTTGATGGTATTATTACAGGGTCTAATCGTTCTTACTATCTCGAAGAATTTTTAATTGATTCTGAAGCCTGTCCTTTTGTGGGTCAAAGTTTGCGAGAGGCTAAATTGCGATCGCAGACAGGGGCGTTAGTATTGGCAATTCGCCGTTTTGATGGCAACTTGATTGCAGGTCCTACGGGAGATTCTCTTATTTTAGAACGAGACGCATTAATCTGTATGGGAACAGCAGATCAGCTAAGGAATCTCAACAAAATTTTAGGTCCAATAAATTCAACCAATGCTCCCAGACTTCCTAAAAATCAATAAAACCAATTATTTAGTTATGAAGGCGCATATTTTGGTGGTAGAAGATGAACCTAAGCTGGCTCAGTTTATTAAGATGGAATTGGAGTTTGAAGACTATCAGGTAACTCATGCAGCCGATGGCTTTGCAGGCCTGTCTGCTGCTAGGGAAATTCAGCCTGATTTGATTTTGCTTGATTGGATGTTACCTGGAATCTCAGGACCTGAAATTTGCCGTCGTCTACGCCAGACAGGAGACAAAGTAGCAATTATTATTCTTACTGCCAAAGATGAAGTAAGCGATCGCGTTTTGGGTTTGGACGCTGGGGCTGATGATTATGTAGTTAAGCCTTTTAGCATTGAGGAGTTACTTGCCAGAGTTAGAGCTAATTTACGTCGTGAGCAAGAAGAGGAAACAGATTTAATCCAGTTTAGCAATCTTACTCTCAATCGTTCTACTCGTGAAGTATTTCGCGATCGACGCTCTATCGAATTAACCGCTAAAGAGTTTGATTTATTAGAGTATTTGCTTTCCCATCCTCGTCAAGTATTAACCCGCGATCAAATTTTAGAAAGAGTTTGGGGTTACGATTTTATGGGGGACTCTAACATCATTGAAGTTTATATTCGCTATCTGCGCCTGAAGTTAGAAGAACAACAAGAACAGCGTCTGATTCAAACAGTTCGTGGCGTAGGTTATGTTCTGCGTGAGTAGGGGCGATTCGCCCTTCGGGTTCGGCATCGGAAAGCATTCCCTTGCGCCTAACGGCGACGCGGGGTCTTTCCTCAGTTTGCTTATGTCGGTGAAACCGCAAGTCGAGCGTTCCCTTGCGCCTGACGGCGACGCGGGGTCTCGACCCACCGCAACTGTCTCACGAATCGCCCCTACCTGATTACTAATTTAGTTACCTGGACTACCGAATTGTCTTTAAACTATAAAAAGAGATGATCAATTGGGTTTCCTAGACAATAAGCTGTAATAAGACGGCGAGAAACCAATTTAAAAACGATTATAAAAAAAACTATGGATTTAATTACACTTGAAAGTATTTTAGACAACGCCTCCTTTGGGGTATTGTTAGTCACCATGTTGATCTATTGGACTGGGGCAGCTTTTCCCAATCTTCCTTATTTAAATACTTTGGGAACTACAGGGATGGCGGTTGCTAACTTGTGTATGGCAACTTTACTAGGTTCTCGCTGGCTAGAGGCAGGTTATTTTCCTCTGAGCAATCTTTATGAATCCTTGTTCTTTCTGGCTTGGGGTGTAACCACAATCCACTTTATTGCCGAAAAAATGAGTCGTAGCCGTTTAGTTGGGGTCGTTACTAGCCCTGTAGCAATGGGTATTACCGCATTTGCAGCCCTAAGTTTGCCTTTAGAAATGCAAGCATCTGCACCGTTAGTACCTGCCTTAAAATCTAATTGGCTGATGATGCACGTCAGCGTGATGATGCTCAGTTATTCTACTTTAATGGTAGGCAGTGCGATCGCCATCGGCTTTTTAATTATTACTCGTGGACAAAAAGTTGAACTTAAAGGTAGTTCGGTTGGTACTGGTAGTTTTCGCGAGAGAGTAAAGCACAAAACTGTTAATACTCCTGATACAGATAATGTTTTCGCTAGTACTACTGGTAATACAGCAGTGCTTGATTTACCAAAGACAGAAACAGCCACTCTTTCTCCAGAACGTCTCACTTTGGCTGATACCTTAGACAATATTAGTTATCGCGTCATTGGTTTAGGGTTTCCCTTGTTGACTATTGGCATTATTGCTGGGGGAGTATGGGCAAACGAAGCCTGGGGTTCATACTGGAGTTGGGACCCTAAAGAAACTTGGGCGTTCATTACCTGGTTAGTTTTTGCGGCATATCTCCACGCGAGAATTACCCGTGGCTGGCAAGGAAGAAAGCCTGCAATTTTGGCCGCTGTGGGCTTTGTCGTCGTCTGGGTATGCTATTTGGGAGTTAATTTGCTAGGTCAAGGATTACATTCCTATGGTTGGTTTTTTTGAAGCAGCAATGAACAGACAGTTTTAATCGACCTTTAATAATTACTAAAAATTTCCTGGTCAACTGTATTTATCGAGGCAACTATTTTAGCTGTTGTAATCTGGCTTAACTTGGTTATAAATTCTTCTCCCACATCTCCTGAGGCTAAATTGCAGCCATACAGTGAAAGCCTGGGCGAAATATCTAAGTTGGACTTATGATCGATAAACCAGCTTTGAAGCTCTAAAGCATATTGAATTAAAGTGTTTATGCTTAATTCACTATTTCCCAAATATAGGCATCCTGGGTAACCTTGAGCAACAATATAGACTTCTTGACAATTACTGTTTACTAGTATTTGAGTTATTGCTTTGATTCCATCGGTTTGGGAGCCAATTAGAATAGCTCTAGCTTCTGGTATAACCTTTTGCACCAAAGTATCGTAGTTGGGAACTCCTGAATCGATAAAAACTATAGCTCTATTATCTTCGTTTTTAAATGGTATTCTGCTATTTTGAAACAGATAAGCTGAAAAAGACATAATAACCTGCCTAAATTAAATTTATGCTGCATAAATTGTTCGCAATCCACGAATAATCGCTCAAAATCTATTCAGACTAATTTCTTGAACAATTAGCAACTTAGTAAAAAGATTACACTTTTTTGAATTGTAGAAGTCCAGGCAAGACTCTTCTTAATTAAAACTTTAATGAGATTCGGCTATTTGTAAAGTGAAGATAAAGCAAAAATATTTTAGTTATTAAATTAGTTATGAGCGATCGCCTTGATGATCTAACAGGCGATCGCTGTTTTATTATCAGTTATCAAGCAGCTTTTGACTCATTTAAAAGAGCCTGAACTTCTTCTGTTTTTAAGCGTGCGCCCAAACTAGTAACTATTTTTGAGGAAGCCAGAGAAGCTAAACGCCCTGCTTCTGCATAGCTCATGCCGTTAGTAATACCATACAAAAATGCTCCTGCATACATATCTCCTGCACCAACAGTATCGATCGCCTTGACAGGAAAAGGGGCAATTTCGATTAAGCGATCGCCATCAAAGATAATTGAACCTGATGCACCGCGAGTAATAGCAAAACCTTTAGCCAAAGTTTTAAGATGGTCAACCGCAACCTCAAAATCTTCAGTATCCGCCATCAACATCGCTTCGCCCTCGTTGGCAAAAAGAAAATCTACCCCCGAACCAATTATTTCTAACAAACCTGGCTTAAAGAATTTCACCATATTAAAATCAGCTAAGGTGAAAGCTACCTTGTTTCCCGCAGCTTGAGCAATTTCTTTAGCTTTGATCGCTGCCTGTTTGCTACTTTCACCACTAACCAAATAACCTTCAATGTAGGTAAATTCGGCATTTTTAATCGCTTCTGGCATTAATTCTGCATCACTAAACTCGCCTGAAATACCCAGAAAAGTATTCATAGTGCGATCGGCATCGGGGGTAACAAACACCAAACACTTACCTGTCACTCCTGATTCAGCAGTCTGATTTTCTAAATTAGTAGTAACTCCG
This DNA window, taken from Pleurocapsa sp. FMAR1, encodes the following:
- a CDS encoding mechanosensitive ion channel family protein, yielding MRVVYRPQIKLNLPNNKNAPPNLMISKKFLVTLFALFTVIIVGITPPAVAQLPYIQDIAAYSRFLRQVQEKSFNSACIRLDGRCLFKLSAIDSELLSDRIDEIQKRFAEATASYLADDDNQPKVIVKPNGNLQDIYLVLGDQQERLFTVTNSDATANDVSVPIRARQLSSEIEQGLEIAKKERSPQYLRKKLIIGLLILAFIWVGNFPLTSEIRKLGKLARRLAPKAFSKTLPLATQLAHRQKWNITEIQFRLLQLVQVALWGGGTLYVLNLFPQTRIAAFLLIAALRIPLRIGLIVLATYILIRLSYFLIAKLSAVAIASQSAAVTVNQRGKLRINTTTRILRSTITILWSVIGILSAFWINGVNLAPILAGAGILGLGLSLASQNLIKDAINGFIIIWDDRYAVGDIVDIGGVSGLVENINLRITQLRDAEGRLITVPNSVVEIVANRSSLWSRADITIPVAYQTDIDHALDVIDQVAKVMTQNPDWQERIWEFPNILGIEQFSDRGILIRVWIKTEPLQQWDVAREFRRRIKIAFDQAGIPIPIPQQQILFDKKKIISNQQNLNN
- a CDS encoding aspartate aminotransferase family protein produces the protein MVQSPPIDNLTISQKTEFDRDRFDQSVMPTYGRFPIAIERGEGCRLWDTEGKEYLDFVAGIATCTLGHAHPALIAAVSEQIKKLHHVSNLYYIPEQGQLAEWLVNNSCMDKVFFCNSGAEANEAAIKLVRKYAHTVLDKVEQPIILTAKASFHGRTLATVTATGQEKYQKGFTPLPTGFAYVPYNDITAVENAIADLDEGTLSRVVGIMIEPLQGEGGVRPGDLEYFLKLRKICDENNILLVFDEVQVGVGRSGKLWGYEKLGVEPDILTSAKGLAGGIPIGAMLCKDSCAAFEPGNHASTFGGNPFVCASALAVLQTIETEGILHNVQARGEQLRVRLRAIAKKYPSLFTEVRGWGLINGIELRADIDLTSINLVKAAMEEGLLLAPAGTKVLRFVPPLIVSTAEVDEAVNILERAIAKVA
- a CDS encoding potassium channel family protein translates to MYSYTFEEKYGRLRKELIRGGVVLASIILIGTLWYWKVEKWTFIESAYMTVITLSTVGYSETHPLGERGQLFTITLILMGLFTIAYIVNRFTEALIQGYFQEGIKLRQEKSLIESLDQHYIVCGFGRTGRHVAREFFAEGIPFIIIDDNPEEVEEIKQLGYTVILGDATLDESLVRAKIERATCMVTALPSDAENLYTVLSAKTLNPRIRAIARASNEEAVQKLQRAGADAVVSPYITGGRRLAAAALRPQVMDFVDGIITGSNRSYYLEEFLIDSEACPFVGQSLREAKLRSQTGALVLAIRRFDGNLIAGPTGDSLILERDALICMGTADQLRNLNKILGPINSTNAPRLPKNQ
- a CDS encoding response regulator transcription factor, with amino-acid sequence MKAHILVVEDEPKLAQFIKMELEFEDYQVTHAADGFAGLSAAREIQPDLILLDWMLPGISGPEICRRLRQTGDKVAIIILTAKDEVSDRVLGLDAGADDYVVKPFSIEELLARVRANLRREQEEETDLIQFSNLTLNRSTREVFRDRRSIELTAKEFDLLEYLLSHPRQVLTRDQILERVWGYDFMGDSNIIEVYIRYLRLKLEEQQEQRLIQTVRGVGYVLRE
- the ccsB gene encoding c-type cytochrome biogenesis protein CcsB translates to MDLITLESILDNASFGVLLVTMLIYWTGAAFPNLPYLNTLGTTGMAVANLCMATLLGSRWLEAGYFPLSNLYESLFFLAWGVTTIHFIAEKMSRSRLVGVVTSPVAMGITAFAALSLPLEMQASAPLVPALKSNWLMMHVSVMMLSYSTLMVGSAIAIGFLIITRGQKVELKGSSVGTGSFRERVKHKTVNTPDTDNVFASTTGNTAVLDLPKTETATLSPERLTLADTLDNISYRVIGLGFPLLTIGIIAGGVWANEAWGSYWSWDPKETWAFITWLVFAAYLHARITRGWQGRKPAILAAVGFVVVWVCYLGVNLLGQGLHSYGWFF
- a CDS encoding DUF4347 domain-containing protein, with the protein product MSFSAYLFQNSRIPFKNEDNRAIVFIDSGVPNYDTLVQKVIPEARAILIGSQTDGIKAITQILVNSNCQEVYIVAQGYPGCLYLGNSELSINTLIQYALELQSWFIDHKSNLDISPRLSLYGCNLASGDVGEEFITKLSQITTAKIVASINTVDQEIFSNY
- a CDS encoding adenosine kinase, coding for MTKYDVYALGNALLDIEFEISVEALQNLGIEKGVMTLLDRDSQDKIVSNLAEYSQKRSCGGSAANTLIAVSQFGGKSFYSCKVANDEPGNFYTQDLIDCGVTTNLENQTAESGVTGKCLVFVTPDADRTMNTFLGISGEFSDAELMPEAIKNAEFTYIEGYLVSGESSKQAAIKAKEIAQAAGNKVAFTLADFNMVKFFKPGLLEIIGSGVDFLFANEGEAMLMADTEDFEVAVDHLKTLAKGFAITRGASGSIIFDGDRLIEIAPFPVKAIDTVGAGDMYAGAFLYGITNGMSYAEAGRLASLASSKIVTSLGARLKTEEVQALLNESKAA